One part of the Pseudomonas sp. MYb118 genome encodes these proteins:
- a CDS encoding M16 family metallopeptidase, with amino-acid sequence MRCLLFACLLLGSLPSFALDRFQVEGYTLRNGLQLLLKPGSERGHVAIRLVVGVGLDDFSCADKELPHLLEHLLFSGIDATGEGGLEERMQALGGEWNAYTSNADTTFVIEAPAKNQRKVLDLLLALLTQTRIDDDAINAAKQVVEREDGGHYTHLQRWLDRQDLGHTTSNQLAVELGLRCPERAEVDHLTREQLEDVRKAWYAPNNMTLIVVGDLERFLPAYLERAWGSLKAVEPSEHPPLPVILASAAHERTLNRSLVGDSAKLHWLVPEPVLDDVNDATFDLLKDYLDWALYRQLRLAHSLSYGPSAEREVFGGVGFMSLNAELERDDVAKATQALDELKAGLLKNGLDADTFNRLKQAAIARQAWAVQGNSALADYYWSALGDYEDGRFTNPARELAGVTLAQANKAMRELLMQPGYLRIEKPLLSDDQFLMVVAAGLGLIVLVLLGWQWHTRTRRAP; translated from the coding sequence ATGCGTTGCCTGTTGTTCGCCTGCCTGTTGCTGGGCTCCCTTCCCTCGTTCGCCCTGGATCGTTTCCAGGTCGAGGGTTATACGCTGCGCAACGGCCTGCAATTGCTGCTCAAGCCCGGCAGCGAGCGCGGGCATGTGGCGATTCGGCTGGTGGTCGGTGTCGGCCTCGATGACTTCAGTTGTGCCGACAAGGAGTTGCCACACCTGCTCGAACACCTGCTGTTCAGCGGCATCGACGCCACCGGCGAAGGTGGCCTGGAAGAGCGCATGCAGGCGCTGGGCGGTGAGTGGAATGCCTACACCAGCAACGCCGACACCACCTTCGTCATCGAAGCCCCGGCGAAAAACCAGCGCAAGGTCCTCGACCTGCTGCTGGCGCTGCTGACCCAGACGCGCATCGACGACGATGCGATCAACGCCGCCAAGCAGGTGGTCGAGCGCGAGGACGGCGGCCATTACACGCACCTGCAACGCTGGCTGGACCGCCAGGACCTGGGCCACACCACCAGCAATCAACTGGCGGTGGAACTGGGCCTCAGATGCCCGGAGCGTGCCGAAGTCGATCACTTGACCCGTGAGCAACTGGAGGACGTGCGCAAGGCCTGGTACGCGCCGAACAACATGACCCTGATCGTGGTCGGCGACCTCGAGCGTTTCCTGCCCGCCTACCTGGAACGCGCCTGGGGCTCGCTCAAGGCGGTGGAGCCGAGCGAGCACCCGCCTTTGCCGGTGATCCTGGCCAGCGCCGCCCATGAGCGCACCCTCAATCGCAGCCTGGTCGGCGATTCGGCCAAGCTGCACTGGCTGGTGCCGGAGCCGGTGCTGGACGACGTCAACGACGCCACCTTCGACCTGCTCAAGGACTATCTCGACTGGGCGCTCTACCGCCAGTTGCGCCTGGCGCACAGCCTGTCCTACGGCCCTTCGGCCGAACGCGAGGTGTTTGGCGGGGTGGGCTTCATGAGCCTCAACGCCGAGCTTGAGCGTGACGACGTGGCCAAGGCCACCCAGGCACTCGACGAACTGAAGGCCGGGCTGCTCAAGAACGGCCTCGACGCCGACACCTTCAACCGCCTCAAACAGGCGGCCATCGCCCGCCAGGCCTGGGCGGTGCAAGGCAACAGCGCACTGGCCGATTACTACTGGAGCGCCCTGGGCGATTACGAGGATGGCCGCTTCACCAACCCCGCCCGGGAGCTGGCCGGCGTGACGCTGGCGCAGGCGAACAAGGCCATGCGCGAACTGCTGATGCAACCGGGTTACCTGCGCATCGAGAAACCGCTGCTCAGTGACGATCAGTTCCTGATGGTGGTGGCCGCCGGGCTGGGCCTGATCGTACTGGTGCTGTTGGGCTGGCAATGGCACACCAGAACGCGGCGAGCGCCGTAG
- a CDS encoding ABC-type transport auxiliary lipoprotein family protein has protein sequence MKLGHIALLGAFALTSACSILPKAEPSDVYRLPSSQTSAAASHRNTQAWSLRLSKPQASEALNSRNIAVIPQGDLISSYKATRWSDPAPELLRNRLLDGFQHDGRVSLLSTDDSNFQADLELGGTLQAFQTEYQGTAASVVVRLDALLVRGYDQRILASRRFEVRQPLSDVAVPSVVTGFGRASDQLTAQVVDWAVEQGQKVAPARP, from the coding sequence ATGAAGCTCGGCCACATTGCCCTCCTCGGCGCCTTCGCATTGACCAGCGCCTGCTCGATCCTGCCCAAGGCCGAGCCGTCCGATGTGTACCGCCTGCCCTCTTCGCAGACCAGCGCAGCCGCCAGCCACCGCAACACGCAAGCCTGGTCGCTGCGCCTGAGCAAGCCGCAGGCCAGCGAGGCGTTGAACAGTCGCAACATCGCGGTGATTCCCCAGGGCGACCTGATCAGCAGCTACAAAGCCACACGCTGGAGCGACCCGGCGCCGGAGCTGCTGCGCAACCGCCTGCTCGATGGTTTCCAGCATGACGGCCGGGTGTCGTTGCTGAGCACCGACGACAGCAATTTCCAGGCGGACCTGGAACTGGGCGGCACCCTGCAAGCCTTCCAGACCGAATACCAGGGCACGGCGGCCAGCGTGGTGGTGCGCCTGGATGCGCTGCTGGTGCGCGGCTATGACCAACGCATCCTCGCCAGCCGCCGCTTCGAAGTGCGCCAGCCCTTGAGCGATGTTGCGGTGCCGTCGGTGGTGACCGGGTTTGGCCGGGCCAGTGATCAGCTGACAGCGCAGGTGGTGGACTGGGCGGTGGAGCAAGGGCAGAAAGTGGCGCCTGCGCGCCCGTAA
- a CDS encoding MlaE family lipid ABC transporter permease subunit, with amino-acid sequence MTSSTTPGSALMDASHTPAQLRVVGDWTLAHYATLKQACEKLRGQYDDNTHIDLNGLGALDTAGASLLVEMLGSQRLGRSAEHPDCTLSAADRALMQTVYRSMTDFCVPIKEAEISVGIQLLTRIGRAVDAVWQDTLQLLGFVGLILETLFRGLFRPWRWRITPMVAHIEQTGLDAAPIVALLTFLVGAVVAFLGATVLANFGATVFTVDLVAFSFLREFAVLLTAILMAGRTASSFTAQIGSMKANEEIDAIRTIGLDPMELLVVPRVLALLVALPMLTFLAMISGIIGGGVVCALSLDISPAMFLSLLHSDIGVQHFLVGIVKAPIFAFLIAAIGCLEGFKVSGSAESVGAHTTSSVVQSIFVVIVLDAVAALFFMEMGW; translated from the coding sequence ATGACCAGCAGCACAACCCCTGGCAGTGCCCTGATGGACGCCTCGCACACCCCTGCGCAACTGCGGGTCGTGGGCGACTGGACGCTCGCCCATTACGCCACCCTCAAGCAGGCGTGCGAAAAGCTGCGGGGTCAGTACGACGACAACACCCACATCGACCTCAACGGCCTCGGCGCGCTCGACACCGCCGGTGCTTCGTTGCTGGTGGAGATGCTCGGCTCGCAACGCCTCGGCCGATCCGCCGAGCACCCCGATTGCACCTTGTCCGCCGCCGACCGAGCGCTGATGCAGACGGTGTACCGCTCGATGACGGACTTCTGCGTACCGATCAAGGAAGCGGAGATCAGCGTCGGCATCCAACTGTTGACCCGCATTGGCCGCGCCGTGGATGCGGTCTGGCAAGACACCCTGCAACTGCTGGGTTTTGTCGGCCTGATTCTGGAGACCCTGTTTCGCGGGTTGTTCCGGCCCTGGCGCTGGCGGATCACACCGATGGTCGCGCACATCGAGCAGACCGGCCTGGACGCCGCGCCCATCGTCGCTCTGCTGACGTTCCTGGTGGGTGCGGTGGTGGCCTTCCTCGGTGCGACGGTGCTGGCCAATTTTGGCGCCACGGTGTTCACCGTGGACCTGGTGGCGTTCTCCTTCCTGCGTGAATTCGCCGTGCTGCTCACGGCGATCCTGATGGCCGGCCGTACGGCCAGCTCCTTCACCGCGCAGATCGGCTCGATGAAGGCCAACGAAGAAATCGACGCCATCCGTACCATCGGCCTCGATCCCATGGAGCTGCTGGTGGTGCCGCGGGTGCTGGCGCTGCTGGTGGCGCTGCCGATGCTGACGTTCCTGGCGATGATCTCCGGGATCATTGGCGGTGGCGTGGTCTGTGCCCTGTCGCTGGATATTTCCCCGGCGATGTTCCTGTCCCTGCTGCATTCGGACATCGGCGTTCAGCACTTCCTGGTGGGGATCGTCAAAGCGCCGATCTTCGCGTTCCTCATTGCCGCCATTGGCTGCCTGGAAGGCTTCAAGGTCAGCGGCAGTGCCGAGTCGGTTGGCGCCCATACGACGTCGAGCGTGGTGCAGTCGATCTTCGTGGTGATCGTGCTCGACGCCGTGGCCGCGCTGTTTTTCATGGAGATGGGCTGGTGA
- a CDS encoding MlaD family protein, giving the protein METRAHHVLIGLFTVIVVAGALLFGLWLAKSSVDTEFKDYEVVFNEAVSGLSKGSSVQYSGIKVGDVVTLRLDPNDPRRVLARIRLGGDTPIKEDTQAKLALTGVTGTSIIQLSGGTPQSPALKGKDGELPTIVASPSPIARLLNDSNDLMTGVNMLMHNANLLLSSENVERIGKTLEHLEQTTGTLAEQRGDIRLAMQQLTSVGKQASAMLEQTTTLMRNANGLLNDKGKQAFGSAEQAMKSLEQSSATINKLLSSNQDSLNNGMQGLNGLAPAVRELRDTLTSLRAISQRLEANPSGYLLGTDKNKEFTP; this is encoded by the coding sequence ATGGAAACCCGAGCCCATCATGTGTTGATCGGCCTGTTCACGGTGATCGTCGTCGCCGGCGCCCTGCTCTTCGGCCTGTGGCTGGCCAAGTCCAGCGTCGACACCGAGTTCAAGGACTACGAGGTGGTCTTCAACGAGGCGGTCAGCGGCCTGTCCAAGGGCAGTTCGGTGCAATACAGCGGGATCAAGGTCGGCGATGTGGTGACCTTGCGCCTGGACCCGAACGACCCGCGTCGGGTGCTGGCGCGCATCCGCCTGGGCGGCGACACGCCGATCAAGGAAGACACCCAGGCCAAGCTGGCGCTGACCGGGGTCACCGGCACGTCGATCATCCAGCTCAGCGGCGGCACCCCGCAGAGCCCGGCGCTCAAGGGCAAGGACGGTGAGCTGCCGACCATCGTCGCCTCGCCCTCGCCCATCGCCCGCCTGCTCAATGACAGCAACGACCTGATGACCGGCGTGAACATGCTCATGCACAACGCCAATCTGCTGCTCTCCAGCGAAAACGTCGAACGCATCGGCAAGACCCTGGAGCACCTGGAACAAACCACCGGGACCCTTGCCGAGCAACGCGGCGATATCCGCCTGGCGATGCAGCAACTGACGTCGGTGGGCAAGCAGGCCAGCGCCATGCTGGAACAGACCACGACCCTGATGCGCAACGCCAATGGCTTGCTCAACGACAAGGGCAAGCAGGCATTCGGCAGCGCCGAGCAGGCGATGAAGTCGCTGGAACAGAGCAGCGCAACCATCAACAAGCTGCTCAGCAGCAATCAGGACTCACTCAACAACGGCATGCAGGGCCTCAACGGCCTGGCCCCGGCGGTGCGGGAGCTGCGCGACACCCTGACGTCGTTGCGCGCCATCTCCCAGCGCCTGGAAGCCAACCCCAGCGGTTACCTGCTGGGCACTGACAAGAACAAGGAATTCACGCCATGA
- a CDS encoding nucleoside recognition domain-containing protein: MLNGLWLGFFIVAAVSALAQWLVGGNAGIFAAMVESIFAMAKLSVEVMVLLFGTLTLWLGFLRIAEKAGIVEWLAKALGPLFLRLMPEVPPGHPAIGLITLNFAANGLGLDNAATPIGLKAMKALQELNPSDTIASNAQILFLVLNASSLTLLPVTIFMYRAQQGAPDPTLVFLPILLATSCSTIVGFLAVAFMQRLRVWDPVVLAYLIPGALILGGFMALLGTMSSAALAGLSSILGNLTLFGLIMLFLVIGALRKVKVYEAFVEGAKEGFDVAKNLLPYLVAMLCAIGVLRASGALDFGLDGIRHLVEWAGWDTRFVDALPTAMVKPFSGSAARAMLIETMKTSGVDSFPALVAATIQGSTETTFYVLAVYFGAVGIQRARHAVGCALLAELAGVLGAIGVCYWFFG, encoded by the coding sequence ATGCTTAATGGCCTGTGGCTTGGCTTCTTCATCGTGGCCGCCGTGTCGGCGCTGGCGCAGTGGCTGGTGGGCGGCAACGCGGGGATCTTCGCGGCGATGGTGGAAAGCATCTTCGCCATGGCCAAGTTGTCGGTCGAGGTCATGGTGCTGCTGTTCGGCACCCTCACCCTGTGGCTGGGGTTTCTGCGCATCGCCGAAAAAGCCGGGATCGTCGAATGGCTGGCCAAGGCCCTGGGGCCGCTGTTCCTGCGCCTGATGCCGGAAGTGCCGCCCGGCCACCCCGCCATCGGCCTGATCACCCTGAACTTCGCCGCCAACGGCCTGGGCCTGGACAACGCCGCCACGCCCATCGGCCTCAAGGCCATGAAGGCGCTGCAGGAGCTCAACCCCAGCGACACCATCGCCAGCAACGCGCAGATCCTGTTCCTGGTGCTCAACGCCTCCTCGCTGACCCTGCTGCCAGTGACGATCTTCATGTACCGCGCCCAGCAAGGCGCGCCCGACCCGACGCTGGTGTTCCTGCCGATCCTGCTGGCCACCAGTTGCTCGACCATCGTCGGCTTTCTCGCCGTGGCGTTCATGCAACGCCTGCGGGTCTGGGACCCGGTGGTGCTGGCCTATCTGATTCCCGGCGCGCTGATTCTCGGCGGCTTCATGGCGTTGCTCGGGACGATGTCGTCGGCGGCGCTGGCCGGGCTGTCGTCGATCCTGGGCAACCTCACGCTGTTCGGCCTGATCATGCTGTTCCTGGTGATCGGCGCGCTGCGCAAGGTGAAGGTCTACGAGGCGTTCGTCGAAGGCGCCAAAGAAGGCTTCGACGTGGCCAAGAACCTGTTGCCGTACCTGGTGGCGATGCTCTGCGCGATTGGCGTGCTGCGTGCGTCCGGGGCGCTGGACTTCGGCCTCGACGGCATTCGTCACCTGGTGGAGTGGGCCGGCTGGGACACGCGCTTCGTCGACGCGCTGCCCACGGCGATGGTCAAACCGTTCTCCGGCAGCGCCGCCCGGGCGATGCTGATCGAAACCATGAAGACCTCCGGCGTGGACAGCTTCCCGGCGCTGGTGGCGGCGACGATCCAGGGCAGTACCGAAACCACCTTCTATGTGCTGGCGGTGTACTTCGGTGCCGTGGGCATCCAGCGCGCCCGGCATGCGGTGGGCTGTGCGTTGCTGGCGGAGTTGGCGGGGGTGTTGGGGGCGATTGGGGTTTGTTATTGGTTCTTCGGTTGA
- a CDS encoding Na/Pi cotransporter family protein, which produces MLTLLNLLSAVALLIWGTHIVRTGILRVYGSNLRHVIGQNMSKRWLAFLSGIAVTAMVQSSNATAMLVTSFVGQGLMALTPALVTMLGADVGTALMARVLTFDLSWLSPLLIFLGVIFFLSRKQTRLGQMGRVAIGLGLIILALQLIVEAADPITHAKGVKVIFASLTGDILLDALMGALFAMISYSSLAAVLLTATLAGAKVISLPVALGLVIGANIGSGVLAFLSTSMQNPAGRQVALGSLLYKLIGLLLIIPVLDPLVHWIDSLDFSPQEMVIGFHLLYNSVRCLLMLPTVAPMARFCAWVLPEKPQANGMARPRHLDPTALVTPSLALANASRETLRMGDLIDHMLEAMLDVLQGKQTAVTQEIRRLTDDVEALYSAIKLYLAQMPREDLSDQDSRRWAEIIELAINLKLASDLIERMLRKVQQQKTAQRRSFSEVGLEELAGLQSQLIATLRLGLSVFLSADKESARQLLREKRRFRAQERRLAHAHVSRLQRKIVQSIETSSLHLELIADMKRLSSLFCTSAYVVLESSDTGALMVDDLADITHSP; this is translated from the coding sequence ATGCTCACCCTGCTCAATCTGCTTTCCGCCGTGGCCTTGCTGATCTGGGGCACGCACATCGTCCGCACCGGCATCCTGCGGGTCTACGGTTCCAACCTGCGCCATGTCATCGGGCAGAACATGTCCAAGCGCTGGCTGGCCTTCCTGTCGGGGATCGCGGTGACGGCCATGGTCCAGAGCAGCAACGCCACGGCGATGCTGGTCACCTCTTTCGTCGGCCAGGGCCTGATGGCGCTGACCCCGGCCCTGGTGACCATGCTCGGCGCCGATGTCGGTACGGCGCTGATGGCCCGGGTGCTGACCTTCGACCTGTCCTGGCTGTCGCCGCTGCTGATCTTCCTCGGGGTGATTTTCTTCCTGTCGCGCAAGCAGACCCGCCTGGGCCAGATGGGCCGCGTGGCCATCGGCCTGGGGCTGATCATCCTGGCGCTGCAACTGATCGTCGAAGCGGCTGACCCGATCACCCACGCCAAGGGCGTGAAGGTGATCTTCGCCTCGCTGACCGGCGACATCCTGCTCGATGCGTTGATGGGCGCGCTGTTCGCCATGATTTCCTACTCCAGCCTGGCCGCCGTGCTGCTCACCGCAACCCTGGCCGGGGCCAAGGTGATCAGCCTGCCGGTGGCCCTGGGCCTGGTGATCGGCGCCAACATCGGCAGTGGCGTGCTGGCGTTTCTCAGCACCAGCATGCAGAACCCCGCCGGGCGCCAGGTGGCGCTGGGCAGCCTGTTGTACAAACTGATCGGCCTGCTGTTGATCATCCCGGTGCTCGACCCGTTGGTGCACTGGATCGACAGCCTGGATTTCAGCCCGCAGGAAATGGTCATCGGCTTCCACCTGCTCTACAACTCGGTGCGTTGCCTGCTGATGTTGCCCACCGTGGCGCCGATGGCCAGGTTCTGCGCCTGGGTACTGCCGGAAAAACCCCAGGCCAACGGCATGGCCAGACCCCGGCACCTGGACCCGACCGCGTTGGTCACCCCCAGCCTGGCGCTGGCCAATGCCTCCCGGGAAACCTTGCGCATGGGCGACCTGATCGACCACATGCTCGAAGCCATGCTCGACGTGCTCCAGGGCAAGCAGACCGCCGTGACCCAGGAAATCCGCCGCCTGACCGATGATGTCGAGGCGCTGTACAGCGCGATCAAACTCTACCTGGCGCAGATGCCCCGCGAGGACTTGAGTGACCAGGACAGCCGGCGCTGGGCGGAAATCATCGAGCTGGCGATCAACCTCAAGCTGGCCAGCGACCTGATCGAACGCATGCTGCGCAAGGTCCAGCAGCAGAAAACCGCGCAGCGCCGCTCGTTTTCCGAGGTCGGCCTGGAAGAGTTGGCGGGGCTGCAAAGCCAGTTGATCGCCACCCTGCGCCTGGGCCTGTCGGTGTTTCTCAGCGCCGACAAGGAAAGCGCCCGCCAGCTGCTGCGCGAAAAACGTCGCTTCCGCGCACAGGAACGCCGCCTGGCCCATGCCCACGTCAGCCGCTTGCAACGTAAGATCGTGCAAAGTATCGAGACCAGTTCGCTGCACCTGGAACTGATCGCCGACATGAAGCGCCTGAGTTCGCTGTTCTGCACCAGTGCCTACGTGGTGTTGGAAAGCTCCGACACCGGCGCACTCATGGTCGACGATTTGGCTGACATCACACATTCGCCTTGA
- a CDS encoding ABC transporter ATP-binding protein, protein MSRLARAPSEAVIEVRGLCNRFGSQSVHENLDLDLNKGEILAVVGGSGSGKSVLLRSIVGLRQPSEGMVKVFGKNLPTLSEHERSLVERRFGVLFQKGALFSSLTVTENVALPLIEHAGLSREDAEHLAAVKLALAGLPLSAADKYPASLSGGMIKRAALARALALDPDILFLDEPTAGLDPIGAAAFDQLILTLRDALGFSVFLITHDLDTLYTITDRVAVLAQKKVLVAGPIDVVSETDDAWIHEYFHGPRGRAALSAAQQLKEV, encoded by the coding sequence GTGAGTCGTCTAGCGCGTGCGCCCTCGGAGGCGGTGATCGAAGTGCGGGGCCTGTGCAATCGCTTTGGCAGCCAGAGCGTGCACGAAAACCTCGATCTGGATTTGAACAAGGGCGAGATCCTCGCCGTGGTCGGCGGTTCCGGCAGCGGTAAATCGGTGCTGTTGCGCAGCATTGTCGGCTTGCGCCAACCCAGCGAAGGCATGGTCAAGGTGTTCGGCAAGAACCTGCCCACCCTCTCCGAGCATGAGCGCTCGCTGGTCGAGCGGCGCTTTGGCGTGTTGTTCCAGAAAGGCGCGCTGTTTTCTTCGCTGACCGTGACCGAAAACGTCGCCCTGCCCCTGATCGAACATGCGGGCCTGAGCCGTGAGGACGCCGAGCACCTGGCGGCGGTGAAACTGGCGCTGGCCGGCCTGCCGCTGTCCGCCGCCGACAAGTACCCCGCCTCGCTGTCCGGCGGGATGATCAAGCGCGCGGCGCTGGCCCGGGCCCTGGCCCTGGACCCGGACATCCTGTTTCTCGACGAACCCACCGCCGGCCTCGACCCGATTGGCGCGGCGGCTTTCGATCAGTTGATCCTGACCCTGCGCGATGCGCTGGGATTCAGTGTGTTTTTGATCACCCACGACCTGGACACCCTCTACACCATCACCGATCGCGTGGCGGTGCTGGCGCAGAAGAAAGTGCTGGTGGCGGGCCCGATTGATGTCGTCTCGGAAACCGACGACGCCTGGATTCACGAATATTTCCACGGCCCCCGCGGCCGCGCGGCGTTGAGCGCTGCCCAACAGTTGAAAGAGGTCTGA
- a CDS encoding TerC family protein — MEWLTNPEIWVAFFTLTALEIVLGIDNIIMISILVSRMPKHMQARTRIFGLALAMVTRILLLLSITWVMRLTADLFEVFGQGISGRDLILFFGGLFLLWKSSQEMYHALEGEDESSDEPSGKGGNFLYTIIQIAIIDIVFSLDSVITAVGMVSHVPVMVAAIIVAVLVMMLASGTISEFIDKHPSLKMLALSFLLVVGTVLIAEAFDVHVPKGYVYFAMGFSLAVEAINIKMRTAIARKKNQDPVKLRKDIPGQ, encoded by the coding sequence ATGGAATGGCTGACCAACCCTGAGATCTGGGTTGCCTTCTTCACCCTGACCGCCCTGGAAATCGTCCTGGGTATTGATAACATCATCATGATTTCGATCCTGGTCAGCCGCATGCCCAAGCACATGCAGGCGCGCACCCGCATCTTCGGCCTGGCACTGGCCATGGTCACGCGGATCCTGTTGCTGCTGTCGATCACCTGGGTCATGCGCCTGACCGCCGACCTGTTCGAAGTGTTCGGCCAGGGCATTTCCGGGCGTGACCTGATCCTGTTCTTCGGTGGCCTGTTCCTGCTGTGGAAAAGCTCCCAGGAGATGTACCACGCGCTGGAAGGCGAAGACGAAAGCAGCGACGAGCCAAGTGGCAAGGGCGGCAATTTCCTCTACACCATCATCCAGATCGCGATCATCGACATCGTGTTCTCGCTGGACTCGGTGATCACCGCCGTCGGCATGGTCTCCCACGTGCCGGTCATGGTCGCAGCGATCATCGTTGCCGTACTGGTGATGATGCTGGCCTCGGGCACCATCAGCGAGTTCATCGACAAGCACCCGTCGCTGAAAATGCTGGCGCTGTCGTTCCTGCTGGTGGTCGGTACCGTGCTGATTGCCGAAGCCTTCGACGTTCATGTGCCAAAAGGCTACGTCTACTTCGCCATGGGCTTCTCGCTGGCCGTGGAAGCGATCAACATCAAGATGCGCACCGCCATCGCCCGCAAGAAAAACCAGGACCCGGTGAAGCTGCGCAAGGATATTCCGGGCCAATAA
- a CDS encoding DUF5924 family protein, whose translation MPTLTLYVQRILELMKRYPGVIALGGFISGVASFMLVDRQQGLATWITVIMVLSWIWLMLENSLTQLFTRVFKREIPQPLLRYATQMIHQESLFFVLPFFFITTTWNSGQLFFTGLLGLAALISITDPLYYKWLAPRRWAFLALHTLTLFAALLTALPVILHLTTSQSFKLALGTAVILSFPSLASIFPIRTVRNALAILCITVGIGALGWVLRSWVPPATLWMTSVAISTQLQDRTPGDSLKEVSAEQIRGGGLYAYTAINAPRGLDERIYHVWQFNGKEVDRIALDIHGGRKEGYRAWTHKQNFPGNPAGDWQVRVLTEDGQLIGVLRFTITDSTPTKEK comes from the coding sequence ATGCCGACCCTGACCTTGTACGTACAGCGCATCCTCGAACTGATGAAGCGCTACCCTGGGGTCATCGCGCTCGGCGGTTTCATCTCCGGGGTCGCCAGTTTCATGCTGGTCGATCGCCAGCAGGGCCTGGCCACCTGGATCACCGTGATCATGGTGCTGAGCTGGATCTGGCTGATGCTGGAAAACAGCCTGACCCAGCTGTTCACCCGCGTGTTCAAGCGGGAAATTCCCCAGCCGCTACTGCGCTACGCGACGCAGATGATCCACCAGGAAAGTCTGTTTTTCGTCCTGCCATTCTTTTTCATCACCACCACCTGGAACAGCGGCCAGTTATTTTTTACCGGGCTGCTGGGCCTCGCCGCGCTGATCTCGATCACCGACCCGCTGTATTACAAATGGCTGGCGCCCCGGCGCTGGGCGTTCCTGGCACTGCACACGCTGACACTGTTCGCCGCGCTGCTGACCGCCCTGCCCGTCATCCTGCACCTGACCACTTCGCAGAGCTTCAAGCTGGCCTTGGGCACGGCGGTGATCCTGTCGTTCCCCAGCCTGGCGTCGATCTTTCCGATCCGCACCGTGCGTAACGCCCTGGCGATTCTGTGCATCACCGTGGGCATCGGCGCCCTGGGCTGGGTGCTGCGCTCGTGGGTGCCGCCTGCCACGCTTTGGATGACCAGCGTGGCGATCAGCACGCAGCTGCAGGACCGCACGCCTGGCGACAGCCTCAAGGAAGTCAGCGCCGAGCAGATTCGTGGCGGCGGGCTGTACGCCTACACCGCCATCAACGCCCCCCGTGGCCTGGACGAGCGGATTTATCACGTGTGGCAGTTCAACGGTAAGGAAGTCGACCGCATCGCCCTCGACATCCACGGCGGGCGCAAGGAAGGCTACCGCGCCTGGACCCACAAGCAGAACTTCCCCGGCAACCCGGCGGGCGACTGGCAGGTTCGAGTGCTGACCGAGGATGGTCAGTTGATTGGCGTGCTGCGTTTTACCATCACAGACAGCACACCGACCAAAGAAAAGTAA